One window of Mesorhizobium loti R88b genomic DNA carries:
- a CDS encoding NAD(P)H-hydrate dehydratase: MSNELLSPAEMSEADRLAIAAGPLDGYGLMQRAGEAVAAIVLARYPAASRVHVLCGPGNNGGDGYVVARLLAEAGMNVAVWAEGKQEAGSDASLASEACNLPVNHLNYFDTTEGEVVVDALYGAGLSKNLSPYAQAASGISGAEKVPVVAIDLPSGVSGETGQMRGYFDAAVTVTFVRKKPGHLLMPGRRVCGEIIVADIGIPDGIVEQLKVEAFENTPDLWLRWYFPRTAVDAHKYKRGHVAVFSGGPSSTGAARLSALAAARIGAGAVTILSPGNAMQVNAGHLTSIMLRKADTTADIDEFMSERQPSAYVLGPGFGFGDKARDFALWLLAQEPLYDMQRRIDLGGIVLDADGITAFRDDPAILFGAAGRVGAPSLIITPHEGEFGRLFPDIAGNKKSSKLAKARAAAKLANAVVVYKGADTVIAAPDGRAAINANGAPWLATAGSGDVLSGIAAGLLAQGMAPFQAACAAVWIHAEAGRRFGPGLIAEDLPMALVPVLRDLIESQPDLR, translated from the coding sequence ATGAGCAACGAACTTCTTTCTCCCGCCGAAATGAGCGAGGCGGACCGGCTGGCAATCGCAGCCGGCCCACTTGACGGTTATGGCCTGATGCAGCGCGCCGGCGAGGCGGTCGCTGCCATCGTCCTGGCGCGCTATCCCGCGGCGAGCCGCGTGCACGTGCTGTGCGGTCCCGGCAACAATGGCGGCGATGGCTATGTGGTGGCGCGGTTGCTGGCCGAGGCTGGCATGAACGTCGCCGTCTGGGCCGAAGGCAAGCAAGAAGCTGGGAGCGATGCGTCGCTGGCTTCCGAGGCCTGCAATCTGCCGGTCAACCATCTGAATTATTTCGATACCACAGAAGGCGAGGTTGTCGTCGACGCGCTCTATGGCGCCGGACTTTCAAAGAACCTTTCTCCCTACGCTCAGGCGGCTTCAGGGATTAGCGGTGCGGAGAAAGTGCCAGTCGTGGCGATCGATTTGCCTTCAGGTGTGTCCGGCGAGACTGGGCAGATGAGAGGGTATTTCGACGCCGCCGTGACGGTGACTTTCGTGCGAAAAAAGCCCGGCCATCTTCTAATGCCGGGACGCAGGGTGTGCGGCGAGATCATCGTCGCCGATATCGGCATCCCGGATGGGATCGTCGAACAGCTCAAGGTCGAGGCGTTCGAGAACACGCCCGACCTTTGGCTGCGATGGTACTTCCCGAGAACGGCTGTCGATGCCCATAAATACAAACGCGGCCATGTTGCTGTCTTTTCCGGTGGGCCAAGCTCGACCGGGGCTGCGAGGTTGTCGGCCTTGGCTGCAGCTCGAATCGGGGCGGGGGCGGTAACCATCCTTTCGCCCGGGAATGCCATGCAGGTGAACGCCGGGCATTTGACATCGATCATGTTGCGCAAGGCCGACACAACTGCGGACATCGACGAATTCATGAGCGAACGCCAGCCATCGGCATATGTGCTCGGCCCCGGATTTGGCTTTGGCGATAAGGCTCGCGATTTTGCCTTGTGGTTGCTTGCCCAAGAACCTCTCTATGACATGCAACGTAGAATCGATCTGGGTGGTATCGTGCTGGACGCCGATGGCATCACGGCGTTTCGAGACGATCCTGCGATATTGTTCGGGGCGGCAGGCCGTGTCGGAGCACCGTCTTTGATCATCACACCGCATGAAGGCGAGTTTGGCCGATTGTTCCCGGACATTGCAGGCAACAAAAAAAGCTCCAAATTGGCCAAAGCGCGAGCGGCTGCTAAGCTTGCGAACGCAGTTGTCGTCTACAAGGGCGCCGACACCGTGATCGCGGCTCCTGATGGTAGGGCGGCAATCAACGCCAACGGCGCGCCGTGGCTCGCTACGGCTGGGTCGGGTGACGTTCTGTCGGGTATCGCCGCTGGATTGCTGGCGCAGGGCATGGCGCCCTTCCAGGCAGCTTGTGCCGCAGTCTGGATCCACGCTGAAGCCGGCCGCCGTTTCGGGCCAGGATTGATTGCCGAGGATTTGCCGATGGCCCTGGTCCCGGTGCTGCGTGACCTGATCGAAAGCCAGCCGGACCTTCGATGA
- a CDS encoding glutamine synthetase beta-grasp domain-containing protein, with protein sequence MTKYKLEYIWLDGYTPVPNLRGKTQVKEFAEFPTLEELPLWGFDGSSTMQAEGHSSDCVLKPVAAYPDPTRTNGVLVMCEVMMPDGVTPHASNKRATILDDEGAWFGFEQEYFFYKDGRPLGFPETGYPAPQGPYYTGVGYKNVGDVARQIVEDHLDLCLAAGINHEGINAEVAKGQWEFQIFGKGSKKAADQMWIARYLLLRLTEKYRIDIEFHCKPLGDTDWNGSGMHANFSTAYMREVGGKAYFESLMAQFDKNLMDHIAVYGPDNDKRLTGKHETAPWNKFSYGIADRGASIRVPHSFIKNDYKGYLEDRRPNSQGDPYQIASQILKTISEVATDAKVSAAA encoded by the coding sequence ATGACGAAATACAAGCTCGAGTATATCTGGCTCGATGGATACACCCCGGTCCCCAACCTTCGCGGCAAGACGCAGGTCAAGGAATTCGCCGAATTCCCCACCCTCGAAGAACTTCCGCTGTGGGGTTTCGATGGCTCCTCCACGATGCAGGCCGAGGGCCACAGCTCCGACTGCGTTCTGAAGCCGGTCGCGGCCTATCCGGACCCGACCCGCACCAATGGCGTGCTGGTCATGTGCGAAGTCATGATGCCCGACGGTGTCACGCCGCACGCCTCCAACAAGCGCGCCACCATCCTCGACGACGAGGGTGCCTGGTTCGGCTTCGAGCAGGAGTATTTCTTCTATAAGGACGGTCGCCCGCTCGGCTTCCCGGAGACCGGCTATCCCGCACCGCAGGGTCCGTACTACACCGGCGTCGGCTACAAGAATGTCGGCGATGTCGCGCGCCAGATCGTCGAGGACCATCTCGACCTCTGCCTTGCAGCCGGCATCAACCATGAAGGCATCAATGCCGAAGTGGCAAAGGGCCAGTGGGAATTCCAGATCTTTGGCAAGGGCTCCAAGAAGGCCGCCGACCAGATGTGGATCGCCCGCTATTTGCTTCTGCGCCTCACCGAAAAATACCGCATCGACATCGAGTTCCACTGCAAGCCGCTCGGCGATACCGATTGGAACGGCTCGGGCATGCATGCCAACTTCTCGACTGCCTATATGCGCGAAGTCGGCGGCAAGGCGTATTTCGAATCGCTGATGGCGCAGTTCGACAAGAACCTGATGGACCACATCGCCGTCTACGGTCCCGACAACGACAAGCGTCTGACCGGCAAACACGAGACCGCGCCATGGAACAAGTTCAGCTATGGCATCGCCGACCGTGGCGCGTCGATCCGCGTGCCGCATTCCTTCATCAAGAATGACTACAAGGGCTATCTGGAAGACCGTCGCCCGAATTCGCAAGGCGACCCCTACCAGATCGCCTCGCAGATCCTGAAGACAATCTCGGAAGTTGCGACCGACGCGAAGGTTTCGGCCGCTGCCTGA
- a CDS encoding P-II family nitrogen regulator, with translation MKKIEAIIKPFKLDEVKEALQEAGLQGITVTEAKGFGRQKGHTELYRGAEYVVDFLPKVKIEVVLGDDAVEGAIEAIRKAAQTGRIGDGKIFVSNIEEVVRIRTGETGMDAV, from the coding sequence ATGAAAAAGATCGAAGCGATCATCAAGCCATTCAAGCTCGACGAAGTGAAGGAAGCGCTTCAGGAGGCCGGACTGCAAGGCATCACGGTGACCGAGGCCAAGGGTTTCGGGCGCCAGAAGGGCCACACCGAACTCTACCGTGGCGCCGAATATGTCGTCGATTTCCTGCCCAAGGTGAAAATCGAGGTCGTGCTCGGCGACGATGCTGTCGAAGGCGCGATCGAAGCCATCCGCAAGGCGGCCCAGACCGGCCGCATCGGCGACGGCAAGATCTTCGTCTCCAACATCGAGGAAGTCGTGCGCATCCGCACCGGCGAGACCGGAATGGACGCGGTCTGA
- a CDS encoding acyl-CoA carboxylase subunit beta, producing the protein MKDVLKELERRREIARMGGGQARIDAQHKKGKLTARERIEVFLDEGSFEEFDMYVEHRSTDFGMEKTKIAGDGVVTGWGTVNGRPVYLFAKDFTVFGGSLSEAHAEKVIKVQEMALRNRAPIIGLYDAGGARIQEGVAALGGYAEIFQRNVLASGVIPQISVIMGPCAGGDVYSPAMTDFIFMVRDTSYMFVTGPDVVKTVTNETVTAESLGGASVHTTKSSIADGAYDNDVEALLQMRRLVDLLPASNTSELPEIECYQSVTDHDLSLDRLIPDNANKPYDIKELILKVADEGDFFEIQQSFAKNIVTGFGRVEGRTVGFVANQPMVLAGVLDSDASRKAARFVRFCDCFSIPIVTFVDVPGFLPGTAQEYGGLIKHGAKLLFAYAEATVPKITVITRKAYGGAYDVMASKHLRGDMNYAWPTAQIAVMGARGAVEIIYRKDIGDAEKIAAHTKAYEDRFLSPFVAAERGYVDEVIMPHSTRRRIARALRMLRNKDMQNPWKKHDNIPL; encoded by the coding sequence ATGAAGGACGTGCTGAAGGAACTCGAGCGGCGCCGCGAGATCGCCCGCATGGGTGGCGGCCAGGCGCGCATCGATGCCCAGCACAAGAAGGGCAAGCTCACGGCGCGAGAGCGCATCGAGGTGTTCCTCGACGAAGGCTCTTTCGAGGAGTTCGACATGTATGTCGAGCATCGCTCGACCGATTTCGGCATGGAAAAGACCAAGATCGCCGGCGATGGCGTCGTCACCGGCTGGGGCACCGTCAACGGCCGCCCGGTCTACCTCTTCGCCAAGGATTTCACCGTGTTCGGCGGCTCGCTGTCGGAGGCGCACGCCGAGAAGGTCATCAAGGTGCAGGAAATGGCGCTGCGCAACCGCGCGCCGATCATCGGCCTCTACGATGCCGGCGGCGCGCGCATCCAGGAAGGTGTCGCGGCTCTCGGCGGCTATGCCGAGATCTTCCAGCGCAATGTGCTGGCGTCCGGCGTCATTCCGCAGATTTCCGTGATCATGGGCCCGTGCGCCGGCGGCGACGTCTATTCGCCTGCCATGACGGACTTCATCTTCATGGTGCGCGACACCTCCTACATGTTCGTCACCGGGCCGGATGTGGTGAAGACAGTGACCAACGAGACGGTCACCGCCGAGAGCCTCGGCGGCGCCTCGGTGCACACGACGAAATCCTCGATCGCCGACGGCGCCTACGACAATGATGTCGAGGCGTTGCTGCAGATGCGCCGGCTGGTCGATCTGCTGCCTGCTTCGAACACGTCGGAGCTTCCCGAGATCGAATGCTACCAGTCGGTGACCGACCATGATCTGTCGCTCGACCGGCTGATCCCCGACAACGCCAACAAGCCCTATGACATCAAGGAGCTGATCCTGAAGGTCGCCGATGAAGGCGATTTCTTCGAGATCCAGCAGAGTTTTGCCAAGAATATCGTCACCGGCTTCGGGCGTGTCGAAGGCCGCACGGTCGGCTTCGTCGCCAACCAGCCGATGGTGCTGGCCGGCGTGCTCGATTCCGACGCCAGCCGCAAGGCGGCCCGCTTCGTGCGTTTCTGCGACTGTTTTTCGATCCCGATCGTCACCTTCGTCGATGTGCCCGGCTTCCTGCCCGGTACCGCTCAAGAGTACGGCGGACTGATCAAGCACGGCGCGAAACTGCTGTTTGCCTATGCCGAGGCGACCGTGCCGAAGATCACCGTCATCACCAGAAAAGCCTATGGCGGCGCCTATGACGTCATGGCCTCAAAACATCTGCGCGGCGACATGAACTATGCGTGGCCGACTGCACAGATCGCCGTCATGGGCGCCAGGGGCGCGGTCGAGATCATCTACCGCAAGGACATCGGCGACGCGGAAAAGATCGCAGCCCATACAAAGGCTTACGAGGATCGCTTCCTGTCGCCTTTCGTCGCAGCCGAGCGCGGCTATGTCGATGAGGTGATCATGCCGCACTCGACCCGCCGCCGTATTGCGCGCGCGCTCAGGATGCTGCGCAACAAGGACATGCAGAACCCCTGGAAGAAGCATGACAACATCCCGCTGTGA
- a CDS encoding TetR/AcrR family transcriptional regulator translates to MGRPKTQTDRRLTLVAAAESMIARRGLAAVTLRDVANEAGMSSSALLYYYPGLKDLLDDVQRKAVERFCTIRAASVTEIADPRLRLKTMIENGLPTDADDQLCRLLLELGAYSRSDASYAARHITLFERQVSIYVGILEAGAATGIFKLQATSETIARSLVVLEDGLGLHLVNLVPAVDQASALAILTSYAELATGCSLR, encoded by the coding sequence ATGGGACGACCCAAAACTCAGACCGATCGCCGCCTCACGCTCGTCGCGGCGGCAGAATCGATGATCGCCAGGCGCGGCCTCGCCGCCGTCACGCTGCGCGACGTTGCCAATGAGGCAGGGATGAGTTCGAGCGCCCTGCTCTATTACTATCCCGGCCTGAAGGACCTGCTGGACGATGTGCAGCGCAAGGCTGTCGAGCGGTTCTGCACGATACGTGCGGCGTCGGTCACCGAGATCGCCGATCCCCGGTTGCGCCTGAAGACGATGATCGAGAACGGGCTGCCGACCGATGCGGACGACCAGCTCTGCCGGCTGCTGCTCGAACTCGGCGCCTATTCGCGCTCGGATGCGAGCTATGCTGCCCGCCACATCACTTTGTTCGAGCGACAGGTGTCGATCTATGTCGGCATTCTGGAAGCGGGTGCCGCCACCGGCATCTTCAAACTGCAGGCCACCAGCGAGACGATCGCGCGCAGCCTTGTAGTGCTCGAGGACGGCCTGGGGCTGCATCTCGTCAATCTCGTGCCGGCGGTCGATCAGGCTTCGGCGCTGGCAATCCTGACCAGCTATGCCGAGCTCGCGACCGGCTGCAGCCTTCGCTGA
- a CDS encoding DUF2735 domain-containing protein → MEATISRPSATILMFPLAGRKSASNLGAKAKFAAEVASLRYTHADFDGWYHEAAVEEDNQRKS, encoded by the coding sequence ATGGAAGCCACCATCTCCCGTCCGTCGGCAACAATCCTGATGTTCCCTCTGGCAGGGCGCAAATCTGCCTCAAATTTAGGCGCCAAGGCCAAATTCGCGGCAGAAGTGGCCTCGTTGCGTTATACGCACGCCGATTTTGACGGCTGGTATCACGAAGCGGCGGTCGAGGAAGACAATCAGCGCAAGAGCTGA
- the glnA gene encoding type I glutamate--ammonia ligase: MTTAKDIMKQIKDNDVKFVDLRFTDPKGKLQHVTMDVVEVEEDMFADGVMFDGSSIAGWKAINESDMVLMPDPDTVHMDPFFAQSTMVILCDILDPVSGESYNRDPRGTAKKAEAYMKAEGIGDTIYVGPEAEFFVFDDVKYKADPYNTGFQLDSTELPSNDDTDYETGNLGHRPRVKGGYFPVPPIDSAQDMRSEMLTVLAEMGVRVEKHHHEVAAAQHELGIKFDALVRNADKMLIYKYVVHQVANAYGKTATFMPKPIFGDNGSGMHVHMSIWKGGKPTFAGNEYAGLSENCLFFIGGVIKHAKAVNAFTNPLTNSYKRLVPGYEAPVLLAYSARNRSASCRIPFGSSPKAKRVEVRFPDPGANPYLAFSALLMAGLDGIKNKIHPGQPMDKDLYDLPPKELKKIPTVCGSLREALQSLDKDRGFLKAGGVFDDDQIDSYIELKMAEVMRFEMTPHPVEYDMYYSV; this comes from the coding sequence ATGACGACAGCCAAAGACATCATGAAGCAGATCAAGGACAACGACGTGAAATTCGTCGACCTGCGCTTCACCGACCCGAAGGGCAAGCTGCAGCACGTGACGATGGATGTCGTCGAGGTCGAGGAAGACATGTTTGCCGACGGCGTCATGTTCGACGGCTCCTCGATTGCCGGCTGGAAGGCAATCAACGAGTCCGACATGGTGCTGATGCCCGATCCGGACACGGTCCACATGGACCCGTTCTTCGCGCAGTCGACCATGGTCATCCTGTGCGACATTCTCGACCCGGTCTCGGGCGAATCCTACAACCGCGATCCGCGCGGCACAGCCAAGAAGGCCGAAGCCTACATGAAGGCCGAAGGCATCGGCGACACTATCTATGTCGGCCCGGAAGCCGAATTCTTCGTCTTCGACGACGTCAAGTACAAGGCCGATCCCTACAACACCGGCTTCCAGCTCGATTCCACCGAACTGCCGTCCAATGACGACACCGACTACGAGACCGGCAATCTCGGCCACCGCCCGCGCGTCAAGGGCGGCTATTTCCCGGTGCCGCCGATCGATTCCGCGCAGGACATGCGCTCCGAAATGCTGACCGTGCTCGCCGAAATGGGTGTGCGCGTCGAAAAGCATCATCATGAAGTCGCTGCCGCCCAGCATGAGCTTGGCATCAAGTTCGACGCGCTGGTGCGCAACGCCGACAAGATGCTGATCTACAAATATGTCGTGCACCAGGTCGCCAACGCCTATGGCAAGACGGCAACCTTCATGCCGAAGCCGATCTTCGGCGACAACGGTTCGGGCATGCATGTCCACATGTCGATTTGGAAGGGTGGCAAGCCGACCTTCGCCGGCAATGAATATGCCGGCCTGTCGGAGAATTGCCTGTTCTTCATCGGCGGCGTCATCAAGCACGCCAAGGCGGTCAACGCGTTCACCAACCCGCTGACCAACTCCTATAAGCGCCTGGTGCCTGGCTACGAAGCGCCGGTGCTGCTCGCCTATTCAGCGCGTAACCGCTCGGCCTCGTGCCGCATTCCGTTCGGCTCGTCGCCGAAGGCCAAGCGCGTCGAAGTGCGCTTCCCCGATCCGGGCGCGAATCCCTACTTGGCCTTCTCCGCGTTGCTGATGGCCGGTCTCGACGGCATCAAGAACAAGATCCATCCGGGACAGCCGATGGACAAGGATCTCTACGACCTGCCGCCGAAGGAACTGAAGAAGATCCCGACCGTCTGCGGGTCGCTGCGTGAAGCACTCCAGAGCCTCGACAAGGATCGCGGCTTCCTGAAGGCCGGCGGCGTCTTCGACGACGACCAGATCGACAGCTACATCGAGCTGAAAATGGCCGAGGTGATGCGCTTCGAAATGACCCCGCATCCGGTCGAATACGATATGTATTATTCGGTTTAA
- a CDS encoding P1 family peptidase: MDQLPTHTATPAGKARARALGILLQGTPGPANAITDVGGVLVGYSTIVKGEGKLSLGQGPVRTGVTAILPFGHDGVGIACAAGYHSFNGNGEMTGASWIEEAGSISLPILITNTHAVGPCHRGVIDWVARHKPDLANQWLLPVVAETWDGYLNDINGSHVTVDHAMAAIDNAAGGRIEEGSVGGGTGMNCYAFKGGSGTASRIVDYGHRSYTVGVFLQANFGSRRELTIAGVPLGDQLADDNPMEAYFRGGPTGAGSCIGIIATDAPLLPGQCKALARRVPLGLARTGTTGSHFSGDIFLGFSTANRDALTGRFPKGPAGELSYSHMDFIPWGRMDDFYTAVVQATEEAVLNALVANSDMTGRDGNRSPALPHAKVLAALKARGAVAA, encoded by the coding sequence ATGGACCAACTGCCGACCCACACCGCCACACCAGCCGGCAAAGCGCGGGCCCGCGCGCTCGGCATTCTCTTGCAAGGCACGCCCGGCCCCGCCAATGCCATCACCGATGTCGGTGGCGTCCTGGTCGGTTACTCCACGATCGTCAAGGGCGAAGGCAAGCTCAGTCTCGGACAGGGACCGGTGCGCACCGGGGTGACGGCCATCCTGCCGTTCGGCCATGACGGCGTCGGCATTGCTTGCGCCGCCGGCTATCATTCCTTCAACGGCAATGGCGAAATGACCGGCGCATCATGGATCGAGGAGGCCGGCAGCATCAGCCTGCCGATCCTGATCACCAACACCCATGCGGTCGGCCCTTGCCATCGCGGCGTCATCGACTGGGTGGCGCGCCACAAACCGGATCTCGCCAACCAGTGGCTGCTGCCGGTGGTGGCCGAAACCTGGGACGGCTATCTCAACGACATCAACGGCTCGCATGTCACTGTCGATCACGCCATGGCCGCAATCGACAACGCGGCTGGCGGCCGCATCGAGGAAGGCTCGGTCGGCGGTGGCACCGGCATGAACTGCTATGCCTTCAAGGGCGGCTCGGGTACGGCCTCGCGGATCGTCGACTACGGCCATCGCTCCTACACGGTCGGTGTCTTCCTGCAGGCCAATTTCGGGTCGCGGCGCGAACTCACCATCGCCGGCGTACCGCTTGGTGATCAGCTGGCAGACGACAACCCGATGGAGGCGTACTTCCGGGGTGGCCCGACGGGCGCTGGCTCCTGCATCGGCATCATCGCCACCGACGCGCCACTCTTGCCGGGCCAATGCAAGGCGCTGGCCCGGCGCGTGCCGCTCGGCCTGGCGCGGACCGGGACTACAGGCTCGCATTTCTCCGGCGATATTTTCCTCGGCTTCTCAACCGCCAACCGCGATGCGCTCACCGGCCGTTTCCCGAAGGGGCCGGCCGGCGAATTGAGCTACAGCCACATGGACTTCATCCCGTGGGGCCGCATGGATGATTTCTACACCGCCGTCGTGCAAGCGACCGAAGAGGCGGTGCTCAATGCGCTCGTCGCCAACAGCGACATGACCGGCCGCGACGGCAACCGCAGTCCCGCCTTGCCACATGCCAAGGTGCTGGCCGCGTTGAAAGCACGCGGAGCTGTTGCCGCTTGA
- a CDS encoding APC family permease produces MSTNEATTGAADKAAPTAKGLDRALNALGTLMIVLSAVTPASSVFIIVPGVIALAGTGSFLSFVIAAVIGLFMAFVYAELSSAYPMAGGEYTMIGRTLGHFWGFVTLVLVFVSIVLIVAVIALGVGTYLGVLIPNLSPQWVGVVTIALAGTVAAMRIKLNAFVTGIFLGIEMLALLVLTGLGFAHVERPLSSLFTSPQLLDATNTLVPASAGIILAATAVSLFAYNGYGAAAYFGEETQDAKRNIGKVVVWALLITVAAELIPLTAVLLGSPDIAALLAAPQKIEYFLEARGGHALTVLISLAVAVAIFNAVIAIILQAARLLFSSGRDKTWFGPINAAVASVHGSYASPWIATIVVSVLAAIACFIDINLLLVVSGTSLVVIYALLCVAVFAGRRNGSTSGGHYRMPLFPVPAILAFVALIYVAYQNLLDAAFGRPSLIATLLIMAVAAIYYVLVLARRTDWNLHGPDELAG; encoded by the coding sequence ATGTCTACAAACGAAGCAACAACAGGAGCGGCCGACAAGGCTGCTCCAACCGCCAAGGGACTGGATCGGGCGCTCAATGCTCTGGGCACGCTGATGATCGTGCTGTCGGCCGTGACGCCGGCATCCTCGGTGTTCATCATCGTGCCCGGCGTCATCGCGCTCGCTGGCACCGGCTCATTCCTGAGTTTCGTCATTGCCGCCGTCATCGGGCTGTTCATGGCCTTCGTTTATGCCGAATTGTCGTCGGCCTATCCGATGGCGGGTGGTGAATACACCATGATCGGCCGCACGCTCGGCCACTTCTGGGGCTTTGTCACACTGGTGCTGGTGTTCGTCTCGATCGTGCTGATCGTCGCCGTCATCGCGCTCGGCGTCGGCACCTATCTCGGTGTGCTCATTCCCAATCTGAGCCCGCAATGGGTTGGCGTGGTGACGATCGCGCTGGCCGGCACGGTCGCGGCCATGCGTATCAAGCTCAACGCCTTCGTCACCGGCATCTTCCTCGGCATCGAAATGCTGGCTCTGCTGGTCCTGACCGGGCTCGGCTTTGCCCATGTCGAGCGGCCGCTGTCGAGCCTGTTCACGTCGCCGCAATTGCTCGATGCCACCAACACGCTGGTGCCGGCGTCGGCCGGGATCATCCTAGCGGCCACCGCCGTTTCGCTGTTTGCCTATAATGGCTATGGCGCGGCCGCCTATTTTGGTGAGGAGACGCAGGACGCCAAGCGCAACATCGGCAAGGTCGTGGTCTGGGCGCTTTTGATCACCGTCGCGGCGGAACTCATTCCGCTGACGGCCGTGTTGCTGGGGTCGCCGGATATTGCAGCATTGCTCGCCGCGCCCCAGAAGATAGAATATTTCCTCGAGGCGCGCGGTGGCCATGCGTTGACGGTGCTGATCAGCCTTGCCGTCGCGGTTGCCATCTTCAACGCGGTCATCGCCATCATCCTGCAGGCGGCGCGGCTGCTGTTCAGTTCCGGCCGCGACAAGACCTGGTTCGGCCCGATCAATGCCGCGGTCGCGTCCGTCCATGGCAGCTACGCATCGCCATGGATCGCCACCATTGTCGTGTCGGTACTGGCGGCGATCGCCTGCTTCATCGACATCAACCTGCTGCTGGTGGTCAGCGGCACCTCGCTGGTGGTGATCTACGCGCTTCTGTGCGTGGCGGTGTTTGCCGGGCGCCGCAACGGCAGCACCTCTGGCGGACACTACCGCATGCCCTTGTTTCCGGTTCCAGCCATCCTTGCCTTCGTGGCACTGATCTATGTCGCCTACCAGAACCTGCTCGATGCCGCCTTCGGGCGCCCGAGCCTGATTGCGACGCTGCTGATCATGGCCGTGGCGGCGATCTACTATGTGCTGGTGCTGGCCAGGCGAACGGACTGGAACCTGCACGGCCCCGACGAGCTTGCCGGATAG